A portion of the Lolium rigidum isolate FL_2022 chromosome 1, APGP_CSIRO_Lrig_0.1, whole genome shotgun sequence genome contains these proteins:
- the LOC124708416 gene encoding xyloglucan O-acetyltransferase 1-like encodes MTLTDGGEAAQGGGMFEAEGAGAGQEVVENPRMERLDWILSRSPFLAHPGRPVWVQCDYGDGKWVWDASVAGPRYDSEKCEMKSTEKCVTNGKPDNGYLHWRWQPAGCNLSALDPAEFLRALRGKHLAFVGDSTARNQAEALVCFLSTVSRPETAHRYEERLGRKFWRWVFPAPHNVNISTYWSPFLVRAEGKSEDYGMTQDTVFLDALTEPWTADVDGMDVMVISAGHWFPHPAVYYDDGVIAGAFSRPDVNETDIDGGFLGVYRRAMRRTLEYVSAKSSGGDKLVVVATIAPSHFDARYAWNHRDACSRPKPFEEGEAEVASSEAELRKVVVEEAAAAAVQSRRRGLRLEVLDVTRMASMRPDGHPGAYITKEAFAGRPVPETVMNDCLHWCAPGPVDSFNDILMQMVRASG; translated from the exons ATGACGCTGACGGATGGCGGAGAGGCAGCACAAGGAGGCGGGATGTTCGAGGCGGAAGGAGCAGGAGCGGGCCAGGAGGTGGTGGAAAATCCAAGGATGGAGAG GCTTGATTGGATTCTAAGCCGATCTCCATTTCTTGCTCACCCGGGGCGGCCAGTTTGGGTGCAATGCGACTACGGCGACGGGAAGTGGGTGTGGGATGCCAGCGTTGCCGGCCCGCGGTACGACAGCGAGAAGTGCGAGATGAAGAGCACGGAGAAGTGCGTCACCAACGGCAAGCCGGACAACGGTTACCTGCACTGGAGGTGGCAGCCGGCGGGCTGCAACCTCTCAGCGCTGGACCCGGCAGAGTTCCTCCGGGCGCTCCGTGGCAAGCACCTGGCATTCGTCGGCGACTCCACGGCGCGCAACCAGGCCGAGGCCCTCGTCTGCTTCCTCTCCACGGTGTCGCGGCCAGAGACGGCGCACCGGTACGAGGAGCGGCTCGGGCGCAAGTTCTGGCGGTGGGTCTTCCCGGCGCCGCACAACGTCAACATCTCCACGTACTGGTCGCCGTTCCTGGTGCGCGCGGAGGGCAAGTCGGAGGACTACGGCATGACGCAGGACACGGTGTTTCTTGACGCGCTCACCGAGCCGTGGACGGCGGACGTGGACGGCATGGACGTCATGGTGATCTCCGCGGGGCACTGGTTCCCCCACCCGGCCGTGTACTACGACGACGGCGTGATCGCCGGCGCGTTCTCCCGTCCGGACGTGAACGAGACCGACATCGACGGCGGCTTCCTCGGCGTGTACCGCAGGGCTATGCGGAGGACGCTGGAGTACGTCAGTGCCAAGTCGAGCGGCGGTGACAAGCTCGTCGTGGTGGCCACGATCGCGCCGTCCCACTTCGACGCCAGGTACGCCTGGAACCACCGCGACgcgtgctcgcggccgaagccgttcgaggagggggaggcggaggtggcgagCAGTGAGGCCGAGCTGAGGAAGGTCGTCGTAgaggaggcggcagcggcggcggtgcaGAGCCGGCGACGGGGCCTACGGTTGGAGGTGCTAGACGTGACGAGGATGGCGTCCATGCGGCCCGACGGGCACCCGGGCGCCTACATCACCAAGGAGGCGTTCGCCGGACGCCCCGTGCCGGAGACGGTGATGAACGACTGCCTGCACTGGTGCGCGCCAGGACCGGTCGACTCGTTCAACGACATACTGATGCAGATGGTACGTGCAAGCGGCTGA